gattacattaaaaaaactctGTTGATTAAAGTCCCCAACCGAATACactaaataatatttcataagtAAAGTGCAAAATCtataatatcattatcaatgataattctaaaaaaaaggAAGTATGAAGGTtacattcaaattcaaatattggGTACAGTATCATATATTACACACTATTTCatgcaaatattattttactatattaaCTACATCATAATTCATCTATACATAGCTTTTGGCATATTGGCATACATATTTTTAGCAAACAACATATTTGGTATACACTATATTTGGTATACACCATATTTGGCATACACCATATTTGCaatataccatatttggtataCACCATATTTGGCATACACCATTTTTGCAATATGCCATATTTGGTATACACCATTTTTGCaatataccatatttggcatACACCATTTTTGCAATATGCCATATTTGGTATACACCATATTTGGCATACACCATTTTTGCaatataccatatttggtataCACCATATTTGGCATACACTATTTTTGCAATATACCATATTTTGTATACACCATATTTggtatctatattataagtgagagagtttgtctgtctgtctgtctgtttgtttgtttgtttgttcgttatacaaatttttgttactgcacgtaatcttacatatggggtatcaaaatgaccgcaattgtaccgggaatgttctaagctatatttcaacatcatccgccacctaggatccatgttagggaccaaaatgtggtcaaaccccccactttcgatgtttgttcgttatacaaatttctgtttctgcacgtaaccatacgtatggggtatcaaaatgatggcaattgtacccggaaggttttaaactacatttaaaaaaatttcccgactcctggggtttttgtgggaggggtgggggcggggggtggtgtggtggtttgtgatgtcattttttgctagggctcggggttgtaggctatcgaattgtaaaattatactacaaaagttttacagtattttaattatcctcagcaaggcgtttggggaaatatagatatagatatacatattttattcattaaccaatatgacacctattcatttacacatttagcaaagtactttaaccatatctagctatgtatcggtctcttggattgtctcattacagacatccattTCTGTCTGAACATATACACGTtctttactgttactgtgttctACTACTATATTTtaacatcatccgccatctagAATCCAAGTTAAGGGCCACAATGCATGGTCAAAATggcccactttcgatgtttgttcgttttacaaatttctgtttcaaAATGATCGCAATTGTGGTTGCAAAATGTTAGGcctaaagtattttaattatccctGGAAAGGGGCTGGGAGTTTtgggtggggatgtaggcctatcaccaagaccgaaactgtattgggaatgttttaaactacttatgaaaactgccactgagggattatgggttgggagtgatggcTAACATAATTTTTATTGGAACTTTCTTAAACACGTCACccagtatctggggtgtgtttgaAGTGGGAGGAGGAGGACTGAAAATgctggcgtaatgaagtagcctatatgattggaattgtaacaggaaaagttactacatttgaactgtccaggggaggagttaaggtttgttgattgtggctggtggtgagaggagaaagaaggctgggggaccgcagtatctaaattagatACATGACCGAAACTGGGAAtgtttaaaactacatttgaaaactgccactgagggattatgggttggaagtgatggctaacataatttgtactggtgagaggagaaagaaggccgggggaccgcagtatcaacattatatattttaattatcagccaatatgacacctactcatttacacagtttacaacgtacttaagccataggcctatcatagctatgtatgccctctcaatttgaagctaaagtttaattgaatttgtcctTCACTGTAAAGAGTGTGGGGTGTTATTAAGGAGTGGAGGTTGGTGCGTATACggagatactggcgtcgggtgttatgtactgagaaggctttaaactcattttgaaacccgccctggggcgggtataattgctataAGTACACCATATTTGGCATACACCATTTTTGCaatataccatatttggtattAACCATATTTGGCATACACCATTTTTACaatataccatatttggcatACACCATTTTTGCAAcataccatatttggtataCACCATATTTGCCATTATACCATATTTTGCATATACCACCAAATATGGACCATATTTGGTATCATACACGTATTTGATATACACCATTGTTGTtatttacttattattattattatttatttcctttattgcatcaagtaagcagtgatgaagttgacataaatataatagtaaatatgtaaacacattgtataacacagtccaaacaagtaatactaaaatatatcatagtccacaaatcagtctttcaatggccatcatagtacatccagtaacacaaaccaatagaggttcacaatttgcttatcataactcagttactgatcattcaccaatcattgaaaactccgtggaaagtaatgaagttttttgtgcgTTGTGTCCGGACTTTGGGGAGGGTGAACGATCTAACGCGTCGGAGCTGATGGTTGTGTGTGGGAGGTTTAGGTAAGAGAGAGTGTAATATATgatcttcttttttcattttatcaaagaaTTTTCTTGACAACTTCTCGCGGCGTTCAGATAGAGTGATGATGTTAAGGTATCTGCGGGTATCAGCATACGAGGTACCATCGGGGCATATTATGTTACACGCTCTTCTTacttatttgataataaatagtatctattcataataaaaacaacaattgcTGACTTACTCTTCTACTTGACAGACTACCATTAGACtctgttaaataaataaaatcagttaAATTTACTTCAGAATGAACTGTGTTCTGCATTATAACAATGTGATTATTGAATGTTTCTAAAAACAgtcacatatagtttgatagtgtagagaagAGTTCTATAATAAATGGAGAATTCTATTGTATGCATAAGTTTGGAATAGGTTTTTctattaaattatgaaatacagCGCATTTGTTTGGGCTCTTTTGCTTTTTGTATGGATATATGTTTTCAGAAATAAACGGgactaaactttttttttgcaaGACCAGGAATATGGTATTATTAAGGCTACATGGTGTGctagtatattttttactttgtGTACGTACCATCTCTTACAGGAATGGTTAAGTTCGGTTCATTTCCATCATTTGactgaaaagaaataaaaataaattcttccAAAATAGTTTTCCATTCCAGGTataagttgattaaaaatgcaTTTGTTGTGGAGGAACTTAAAGTGTTGAAGCTAGTTCCACCAGGAAAAATAAgagaaaatttatatatttattataaatagtattgcaagaAAAgacatacaaataattattaattaataataataattaataattttgctAGTAATTAATTAATCCACGAAAAACAGTATGCAAACATTTACAATAGTGAGATTGCAACCTCTTTTTACTTCTTATTTTGGTAGGATAGGGTTGACAGATATCTTTTTCACTCAAATTCCTGTGAATTCTGTTCCGGCAAGCTCTCATAATAATGGGAGTATCAAAGTGCTGGAGAACGGAGCTGTGTAAATGGTTCCTCTGCTTGTTCTTTTTTTGGTtattttaggatattttatggatcatttttgtgtgtgaAGCGCtttagaaacattgtattatGCGCTATATCAGACtaccattatttttatatgtaaatcaattgtgttgcgtagcactgtgtaaattatatatactgtaagtcatactgtaaattatagaaacagtgcttatattcggaacatgatctcataatcgcgttattattatactgtttcATGCCCCTGTCTTAACCCACGGCCACACGACTTGCCACTGATAATGTTTTTATCACAAAACAACTTACATGGTACGCAACAATCGTGAATCTGCTTGCTGGCGTTATTGTCTGTACTGGTAGACGACCGGAGTCGACCGCAGCTTTTTCCCGTTTGTCTTTTTTGTATTGAATTCTTGCGTGGCGACCGAGATGCTTGTCAATAAGATCTTCAAGTTCTTCTCGCTGCACTGATCCTAACAATATCATTGATTCTGTAGAATAAGTGAAATACAATATTTGATCAACGTCTGATTACTGATTGGCTATAATCTTGAAACtgcaattcaattcaattcaataaagtgagtggccaagcggtaAAAGCAGTGGGACATTTAATTAAGTAACCATACCATCGGCAAGGGTTTAAGGTTCAGTCGCtacatggttctggtggtagaacgggTTTTCTCGGATAATTAGGACTATAAACCTTAGTATAGGTCcaatgtacacatctagctcatgtgcactttaccTAGTACATGTTtcaagatgagtagggggttaccccggtgtactagtacacataCAACAGCCACTGTCAATCAGCCACTGGGAGACTAGTCTTTGTCACCcagtgtaaataaaaaaataagttaGGTAATGGACGTACTATTAGAGTTACTGACCAGGAGATATAAGAGAGTTGTAACTCGGATATTATTTGATAAGCTTGAGTTTTATGTACTACATAAAAACCCCTACTAAGGGGGACACCCTACTAAGGGGGACACCCTACTAAGGGGGACAccctaattaataattaagtgttcccttaataggggtgtctactCAATGgtggttgaattgaattgaaatatatatttatactgggtaacctcttcagtcaaagactggtctcccagagggcccagttggtgatcagtggctgtgactgtactaatacaccggggtaaccccctactcgtctcgaaagatgtactaggttctttaaagtgcacacgagctagatgtgtacactggacctacggtttatagtccttatctgagaagactcgttctaccaccagaaccatggagtgagtgagcctcgaacccatgccgatgttatggctacgtaattgcggttccactgtcttaaccgctcggccactcacccacTGGTTggcaatatatatatttcccttCGTTTGTTTCATAGCCCCTTAAATTAGGGTGTCCCCAGAATAGTGTTATCACAAATCATGTGTTCTACTGTAGTAACTGATTTACGGTATTACTCTTTATGATCAAATTACACCaggaaataaatatttcattacaaaaAGATGTGTATAATTTGGTGAATATTTACCTGGAGCATCAACCAATGGGAATGAATTTAGGCTTGACTGTTCCAGAAGGTCACGCAACTCCTCATAATGTGATAACCATGATATAAACTTGACACCACGCACCATTATATCTTCTACATATATATtatgaattctaaaaaataaaataaaaagttctGTATATTATAAAGTATAGTCGCATGGAGTAGAATTACACTTGATTTACTAAAGTTTGAATATCCTATATTAGGATTACTCTGtcatatatactatatattctaaaaaaaaacactgtatAGTCCCAgtaggtgggattatacttctTTATAATTTCTTTAACAATGAGATTTACAAGTCTTGTGTTGGAATTTATCCTAAATTAGAAGGTGggattatattacatttaatatacttGCTCGTATAGTATTTATCCATTACAGTAAAAGAAAAAATCAACAATGTATATTATTGAGTATAGTCTCCGAAGATGGGATATACTTGAATTGCATTAACAATGGGATTTACCAAAGTATACTTTGGTAAATCCCATTGTTAATGCAATTTATGCTTGAATTTAGCCAAAAAGGGGGTGAGATTACACTCGATCATAGGATTAACTTATTAAATGCCATAAATTTGATTtctcaaaacaattattattcgTACCTAGGTCCAGAGCTACTGATATCAGGTAAGTATGGAAGacgtttaatttgaataatactATCATATATGGAAGGCTGAAGAAGCTGGGATATTGCGTTGGCTATTAATACAGCAATCTGAAAGAcgaaaaatgaaataatgttttgattgtaaaaagaataattgatgattaaataaaaagataaataattttttcttgtttttattaatcttatttAGAGAGGGAATCCCAGGTCAGTGATATCACTGCTTTCCACTGGGGCCCTCTAGAATATATATCGTTACCCTGGTCGTTTTTGGAAGAAGCACATATGGAAACATATAGGGCTATGAATAATCCAACTAGCCAACAAGacatttttttggtaaattattaactaattctacaaaaaaaaaaccagcaaATTAActagtttttaaaatttcaaatagtAATTTATATCACAAATCTACAAGAAAATTGCTAGTTTATTTTGGTGAATTTTAAGCCCTGCACTCATAAAATTaatcatatatattatattgtacacaaaagttggaaataaaataaattataagcacaataaggtataaaaaaatactttacCATAACAGGAAGAATATGCGTTATTTGCCCCGTAAGTTCAAAAACAATAACAGACGTTGAGATAGTATGTGTAACACTACCAGACAATGCTGCCGCAcctgataaaataattataaagagTATAAATTGGTACTCCAATTGATTTTAGAGCTACAGTAATAGTTGTTTATGAAATGAACATAATGGGATTCCTTTCAAAATAgtaatatctataaaaaaagaTAGTAGCTGTGACAGAATATGGAGGAAACAGAgtcaaaatacataattattgataatgtaTACTTGGTAAAATCAATGCTCATTATTCAGAATTTTAGCTTATATAttgtaacttttatatttagtttcttataaattaaaatatactaaaattaaaaactatattttttagGTAGTTTgtgaataaagaatatatcaTGTGATGTAATAGGTTTAATGATttgttattgaaaatgtaaacatCTGTAAGACTATACACTTGGATACAGTTTTGGCAAGgagttatattattaatatgggAAATAACAGCTGTTATTAAATCAGTATTTTATCACCTATTTGATAATGGTTTCACACACTCCCATTGAACCCACCAATCAGACAAGGCAGCAATGTGTATCAGTAGATTTTAGACTGAAAATAATCGCTGAATCCTTTCTTTTTATAGAATATTTGAAACTTGAACAATAAATGTAAgtaaattttgtattaaaaaggtgtttataaaattatttcctGGGTTTGTAGTAATCAAACTTGACACAAATAAGCacttaatatacaaataaacctTCTTCTATAAATACAACATAACTATCCTTGCATTAGCCAATCAGCAGCAGCTACTGAATATTTTGGAAAGTCCAACAAACTATTTTTAGAATTTGATATTACTTCCTAGTTTTCTGTGCCCAGATTAGCTCAAATTTTACAATACTGGAACGTCTAGCTGCTTTTGTCACCTTTGTTTCTTATAACTCATTTAATCAtagtaagtattattattattaactgtaaacattttttttataatcgaAATAATCTGTACActaatccttgcgcaattttaaattgcacaaattgtttaatatatGCGCATAACATAATATTAAGATATTTAATAGATAGCTTTATTTATAGACTTAGATGTTTCATTTTCTTACAGATGTCGGAACAAAAAGCATTACAATTCTTAGACAAGAATGATCTTGAATGTGCAATCTGTCTAGAAAGACTGACAGAACCAAAAACACTTGAGTGTCTCCATAGTTACTGTCTTCATTGCCTGCAGAGTTTGATTAAAACAAGCGGCAAAATAAAATGTCCAAAATGTTGTAAGATGTACGATGACCTAAATCAATTTGATTTAAAAGATCTTACTACCAATGAAATGTTAAgttatcaaattaaatttgttgGGAATATTGAATCTGAAAAACCACCAAAGTGCTCAAGCTGTGATAACCAACCTGAATACTactgctctgaatgtcaaatgTATCTATGTGGACAATGTATTAAACATCATAAAATCATTCCTGTATTGAAAAACCACCCATTGTACACACTGGACAAAATTCAAGGAGAAGGTAAAGATCTGCCACATAAATGCATATATCACAGGGACTGCATGCTTGAATTTTATTGCAGAATTTGTCTTAAAAGTGGATGTAAGAAATGTGAACATGTTCTACGCTGTTATCAAAATGAACATAATGTGATTCCATTCGAGATGGCTGTAGACGAGTTTAATCAAAATGCTACAGAAGTTAAAAAAAGTGCGgaagaaattaaagaaaaacttAAAAGAACAAGGGAAAGCTTCATGAAAGAAAGATCCGactttgaattaaaattaaaattatgcagAACAGCGATTGAATTACAAGaagaaaacattattaaaaaggCTCAGGAGAAAACAAGAGCAATGTTGATGGACCTTGACAAAATTGACAAAGAAAACAAAGAGCTTATTGATAATAGAGTTAAAAATATTGACTCAAAGCTGTTGAAAGTTAATGAGATGTTGCCATTAATTAACACAATGATGAACAAACCAGAAGAAAGAGAAACACTTAGATCTCATGAGGAAAATATTGATGCTGTTAAAGAAGAAACCCAGGAATCAAAGTATGATGAATCAATCAAGATAAAAGCTCCTACTTTTATTCCATCTAAAAATTTGGATAAGTTAATAGATTTGGAAGGCATTGGTAAAATGTCAAATGTTGAATGTGCATATCAGGTTGCTGAAGATAAAGTACCTATTATAGTCACAAAAGGACAGCCATTTGAAGTGAAAGTTGT
This is a stretch of genomic DNA from Antedon mediterranea chromosome 3, ecAntMedi1.1, whole genome shotgun sequence. It encodes these proteins:
- the LOC140043859 gene encoding uncharacterized protein, which produces MSEQKALQFLDKNDLECAICLERLTEPKTLECLHSYCLHCLQSLIKTSGKIKCPKCCKMYDDLNQFDLKDLTTNEMLSYQIKFVGNIESEKPPKCSSCDNQPEYYCSECQMYLCGQCIKHHKIIPVLKNHPLYTLDKIQGEGKDLPHKCIYHRDCMLEFYCRICLKSGCKKCEHVLRCYQNEHNVIPFEMAVDEFNQNATEVKKSAEEIKEKLKRTRESFMKERSDFELKLKLCRTAIELQEENIIKKAQEKTRAMLMDLDKIDKENKELIDNRVKNIDSKLLKVNEMLPLINTMMNKPEERETLRSHEENIDAVKEETQESKYDESIKIKAPTFIPSKNLDKLIDLEGIGKMSNVECAYQVAEDKVPIIVTKGQPFEVKVVSSSVESEESILAATLINKSGEESATEVKYQGSGEYRITGRCHKKGDWKMKITARREEIKGSPVYIKVEALGLVHTIDNIGTLINVHTVFQKVYDVILDKEGNLIVSSFSKDLLKFNQECSFIGRIEIPDNVQVDRIHQMSNGQMVYSDYLNKTVVKCDDKFQQIRTFGKGTLKQPGGLTVNKETRTMYVADFSCHCVFKFNVDSGKLIGRFGSKGSKEGEMYCPDGLALTKEGNLIVVERENYRIQMFDANDKFMKILVGKGEEDGHVQCPHYVAIDSEENLLISSNNKLQLFDQNGVFFKRIDDGGLDGPYGIAIISKKPRRVAVANWGSNNVKVYNY